The Nitrospira sp. CR1.1 nucleotide sequence CAGAGACCTAGTCATCCCCGATCGCAGCAAGTCGCTGGCCGGCGGCGTAGTTGAGCCGTGGAGCAAACCGGGGTCGGACTGGTGGCAGAAACAGCTCTTGCTCGCCATGAAGAAGCTGGATGTCGATTTGACCGCTCCATTTCAGGACCTGCCGACCGAGGTGCAGCAGCTCATTTGGGAAGGGAGCGAGCACGTAGAAGGAGTTCGGCAATACTTCGAATACCTGGAAACCAAGCGCTACAAGTTACACGTGCGGGTCCTGCTCAGCCGCTACCGCAGCCCTGCCACTTGCCCGACTTGCCAGGGCAGTCGACTGAAACCGGCCGCCCGTTTCGTCAAATTGGCTGGGTACGATTTCATTCAATTGAACGAGCTCACCATTCAGGCCGCCACGGAATGGTTTCATCGACTGGCCCTCCCGGCATTTGATGCGGAAATCGCCAAGGACATTCTGCGGCAATTACAGGCCAAACTGAATTTTCTGCTGCGTGTGGGATTGAGCTACCTGACGCTCTCCCGGCAGACCAAGACCCTGTCCGGTGGGGAGGCGCAGCGAATCGCCTTGGCCAATCAACTCGGTTCCCGTCTGGTGGGAACGTTGTATGTACTCGACGAACCGACGATCGGGCTCCATGCGCGAGACACCGATACGCTGGCCGGCATCCTCCGCGACCTGGCCGACGAAGGCAATACCGTCGTTGTCGTCGAGCACGATCCGCTCATGATCCAGGCCGCCGACCATATCGTTGAAATGGGTCCTGCCTCGGGAGAACAGGGCGGCCAGGTCGTCTGCGCGGCGCCGCGCGCGCAATTCATCCGGGATCAGACATCCCTGACCGCCCGTTACCTGCGAGGCGAGGAACGTATCCCTCTTCCGAAAGCCCGCCGGTCCGGCAATGGTAAGGTGCTGAGCATCGCCGGGGCCGCCGAACACAATCTCAAACATCTGTTGGTGCGAATCCCGCTTCACATGCTGGTCTGCATCACCGGTGTCTCCGGCTCAGGGAAAAGCACCCTCATTGATGACACGGTCTATCGCGCCGCCGCGCGCGCCTTTCGAATTGAATCGCTCCCGATGGGACGGTTTCAAGCCATCAAGGGGCTCGAACATCTCAAGGGCGTACGCCTCATCGACCAGCAGCCGATCGGCCGAACCCCTCGTTCGAACCCGATTACCTATCTCAAGGCGTTCGACGAGATTCGCCAGCTCTTCGCCTCCGAACGGCAGGCTCTGCGACAAGGCCTCACGCCGGGTCATTTTTCCTTCAACGCCGCCGGCGGGCGCTGCGAGCGCTGCGAAGGAAACGGCTATGAAAAGCTGGAGATGTATTTCTTCGAAGACATTTATGCCACCTGCGAACAGTGCAACGGCCGGCGGTTCAAACCAGAAATTCTTGCCATCAAGTATCGCGGTAAAACTATCCACGACGTCTTGAACCTGACGGTTGCCGAAGCCCAGGCTTTTTTTTCAGGATCCCCGAAGCTGACAGAAAAACTGTACCTGCTCTCGTCGATCGGATTGGGCTACCTGCGCCTTGGACAGGCGGCAAACACGTTGTCGGGAGGAGAAGCGCAGCGGCTGAAGATCGCCGCGGAACTCAAAGATCCGTCGGCGCACAACCAACTCTATATCCTGGATGAGCCGACGACGGGCCTGCATCTCGACGACATTAAGAAGCTGCTGACCGTGCTCCATAAACTGGTGGATGCCGGCAACACGCTCATCGTCGTGGAACACAATCTCGATGTCATCAAAACGGCCGACTGGATTATTGATCTCGGCCCGGAAGGCGGTGAGGCCGGCGGCCAGATTGTGGCCGAAGGACGACCGGAACAAGTTGCCAAGGTGGCCCAGTCGCATACTGGCCGTTTCCTGGCGAAGGTGCTGGAGGGAAAAACGTCGTAGAACGCGTGATCATCCGTGACGAACAAACTAGGCGTCAGGTGTGAATGAGGCTATAAGATACGCTGCTTTCAGGCAACTGCCTTCACCCTGCCAAGGTTGATCATTGGGAACAGCAGCAACCGATGAACCACCGGCTTCAACTCATCTATATCTGTATGCTCGCAGCGATTTTGGGTTGCACTCCCTCCACGCCCCCCCTGCCCGCTTCGAATGTCCAGATCATCATTGACCCTTCCACTTCGAAGCACACGCTTCCTGCATGGCTCTGGTATGCCAGCACACGTGCATTCTGGATGGAGAAAAAGTTCTTCGAACAACACCCTGACGCAATATCTTATCAACACACCTTCCTCGAAGAGGTTGCCGCACGAGGAGGATGTGCAAAGATTTGGCAAGAAATTAGAGACAAAGATGGACGGCAGGACCGGTATCTTGACGATCTCACAACCGTTCAGCAATCAGGCCTTCTGCGAGAGTATGTCTGGATCTATTTCAGGCAGAGCGATTGGACTGAGCCACCTGATCTGCATCTTGCGGAATTTGAACGCTGGCGACGACTTCACCTTCAGTCTCATGAGCCTGAAACGAAAGCCATTGCGCGGTTCCGTAAATAATTGCATAGATGCCGCCGAGGATTGCATCGGAAAAGCATACAGCAGGCCCGTAAGTTATGCTCCCAGAGCGCTGTTGACTAGTGTTTAGAGTCTGTCTGGAAGCGAACGGCAGACTTCTTTAGCGTCGTATCTAATTCGAGGAGGGATCGAAGGGCATATCCGCGTAGTGGCGGGAGGTCTCATCGAGCGACAGCACGATATCCGACCAAATGCGTGTCGATTCTTTCTCAAACACAATCGAGGGATCAGCCGGCAGCGTAATCCACGAACCGGTTTGCATCTCCGACTCCAGCTGCCCCGGTCCCCAGCCTGAATACCCCAGGTAGGCCCGGAATGATTCTTTTCCCGGTTGCTCCATGAGAATCCGTTCCATGATTTCTAAATCCCCGCCCAGGCAAACGCCCTCCAACACCTGGTGCGAATTCTCTGGCGTGTCGCTGATGCGATAGAGCATCATCACCTGGTTGGTTTGCACGGGGCCGCCTGAGTACAGCACGTGCGGCTGGCCTTCCAGGATGGGAACCTGCGGCAGCGCTTCGGAGATGGACATGGCCGTCGGACGATTGACGATCACCCCGAGTGCACCTTCAGGCCCATGCTCACACAGCAGAACGACCGCCTGCCTGAAATTGGGATCATTCAACGCCGGCGCCGCCACAAGCAAGACGCCTTTACTGAGGGGAGTTATCATGGTTCATCCTACCGTGAGGCCGTGAGTGGCGCAAGTTGAGTCATGAAACGCAAGCGATCTTTCTCAGCCGCCATACATGGATGGGCGGCGATCTCGCAGGAGATCGTTGTAGGTATTGAGCGCCTTCTGTCTCGCCTCCGCAGGATCGATTTCGACAATCGTCACGTCTTCGCGGTCATGCGGTGCCCGGTGCAAAATTTTTCCCCTGGGGCTGACGATTTCACTCAGACCTATAAACGTCAGCCGATCTTTTCCGCCGCGGGCCTCGCTGCCGACCCGATTTGCCGTGACGCTGAACACGCGGTTCTCCAGACACCGTGTTACCATGGAGTCCGGACAGTTCGGCAGAACCAGATTGGACGGATGGGCAATGATCTCCGCCCCCAGCAGAGCCAGGGTGCGAGCCGCCTCGGGATAGTACCAGTCGAAGCAGATCATCACGCCGAGTTTGGCGACACCGATATCCCACACCTGAAAGCCGCTATCCCCCGGGCTGAAGAACAGGGTTTCCTCGAAAAAAAGATGCGTCTTCCGGTAACAGCCGATGAATCCTTTTTCCCCGACCACCACCGCCGAATTAAAATACCTTGTGCCCGCCCGTTCCGCCAACCCAGCGACGATGGTCATCTTGCGGCGGGCGGCAATCGCCAGCAGTCGTTGAGTCGTCGGCCCATCCGGCACCGGTTCCGCCAATCCCGACACGTCCTCCTGCGACGTGAATTGATAGCCGGTGGCAAACAGTTCTGGCAACACCATGAGATCGGTCTCCGCCTGCTCAAGATGAGCCGTCACGACATCGAGGTTGTGCGCGACCGCGCCGAACACCGGATCATATTGAACATATCCGACCCGCATCATGCTGCCTTTCTCCAAAGAAAAACGGGCAGGGATACCCCTGCCCGTTTTATCGTACGCGTCGTCGATGCGCAAGAACTGGTTACATACCTTCGGACAGATGGGGAAGGGCATTCTCGACCGCTTTGGTCGCCACATCCGCATGACCGGCCTTGCCGTGCTCGATCCCGTCCTTCAGGCCCTTGATAGCTTCGCCCACATGAGGATTCTTGGTCTCCGCCATTGCACCCTCGGCATGCTTGAGCGCCGCTTCGGCATGCTTCACCAAGGCATCCGCATGGCCCTGCTTTCCATGCGCCACCGCTTCCTTGGCATGTTCCACGGCTTCCGCTTGATGTTTATTTCCCGCCGCGAAGACCACGCTGGACACCATCGGCGCTCCAACGAGCGCCACCATGACTCCAGCCATTACGACTCCCCGCCACATAGCAGTCTGCATGAAACGCCTCCTCTTGTAAGTATGTGCACTGCATGAATCCAGATCCGCTGTAATTCAGCATAAAGACGGCCCCCTATCCTGTCAAGACGGACGCATGCCGGTCGGCACCTGCGACTCCGACAGGCCAAGCAATTTCTGCAACGCGAGCAGATCCTTCTCCACCGGGCAGGCGAAATCCCGGCTCCACTCCCACCAGGAACCCGGATAATTACGCAGCCGCTCATACCCCGCGAGGCGCAGCACAAAATACAGCCACCCCGAACGCACCCCGCCCGTGCAGTAACACACCGTTTCATGTTTCGGATTCAGCCCCTTGAGTGCCAGCTGCTCGTGAATGGCCGCCAGATCCTTCACCGTGGCATCCGCATTGAGAAATCCGCTCCATGCGACATGCACCGCACCGGGTATATGGCCGGGTCTCGGAATGCCGGACACTTCCTTCCCGAGGTATTCTTCCAGACTCCGCGCATCCACAAGCGTCGTCGTCGAATGGGGGTTTCGCACAATCCCTTTCAACTCATCCTTCATGATGATCGCCGAGGCCACAGGCGAAACCGTGAAATTGCCGGGCGTGGGCCGGACTGCGCCATGTTCGAACGGGCGGCGCTCGTGGATCCACTTGACCCATCCGCCATCCAGCACCTTGATATTTGCATGGCCCAGGTATTCCAACATCCAGAACATGCGGCCTTCATCGCCCCAGTTGTCGAACGGATTGGAATAGATAACGACCTCGCTGTCCCGGTTGACCCCGAGCGACTGCACCCGTTTCTCGATCCGTTTTAGGTCCGGATCCAGCAGGCCTTTGGCGATGGCCTCCGGATCACTATATTCGTGCCAGGTGGAATGGACGGCGCCGGGAATATGGCCGCCGAACTCGTAGGTGGACCGTCCCCGCACATCGATGATCACTAGGCCTGGTTGTCCTAAACGTTTCTGAAGCGTCTCACAGTCTATGAGTAATGGATGTTGCATGGGTTCCTCGATCTCGGTCGGTGAATACTTACCCTCGTGGGACTGGTGGATGTGCACACGCCATCGGCGGCGGTTCAGGCAACGGATCGACGAATGCGGCCGCCAGGTCTTCGTTGAGCGGCACCTCGCGCTCATAGACCGTGAAGGCGTATGGATCGTCCGCCATGAGGCCGTATTTTGTCTTCAACATGTCATGCTGACCGTCGGTCAGAATGTGGTACCGAACACGAGCCTTCAACGTCAACCCCTTCGACGCCTCCGGCATCCGGTACGCAAATTGATAGTCCCGGCTCGCCAGAGGAAGCAGGCGGTTATCGTACAACTCCACAATGGCCGGTTGCCACATAATCCAGCGGCCCATCGTATGACTTTTTTCAGCGAGAATGCGCTGATTGCCGTCTTTCACCGTAAACTCGACGGTAAAGTGCCGGTCGGGATCGCCAGTGGGAAGCTTATGTCCCGCTCCAGCGTTCATGAGGGTTAGGGCCACCGTCACCTGCTCGCCGGGCTTGGGCCTGGGGGGATCGACTTTCACCTGAATCGCCGCCGCCCGCTTCACCATGTCGGGATCATGACCGCCGCGCCAAAGATGCCGGCGCCCCCGCCTGATCGGCCCATTCTCGGCCACCGGGCGGTCCACCTCCGGCATATGACAGCTTTGGCAGATAAAACCCCGCTCCTGCATGAAATACTTGCCTTCATACTCGGCGTAGGTGCCGCAGGGCCCCACATTGTAGAACTGCGCGGGCCCTGAGACGACATTGTGGCAACGCGAACAAAACTGCGCGGTGCGGAATGACGGATCGAATTGTGTCGGGTGTGGCGCGGCCGAATCATCAAAGGGCCCGAGAATCACCCCGTCGCGCACATGGCACGCCGCGCACGTGATCGCCTCTTTTTGCAGTGCGGCATCAAAATGGGGATTTGGTTCCTGCGTCGCCTTCTCGACGCGGCCTCGCGGGATCTCCTTCACCAATGTCGGCTGTTGATTCTCCAGCGGCGTATGGCAGTTCAAACAGACCCAGATGTGCTTATCCTTCTTCCAGTAAGCCTGAAAAAATGGGTCTTCATAGGCATGCGCATGGATACTGGTCTTCCACTCCTCATAAATCTCCCGATGACATTGTCCGCAGGATTCAGCCTTCAAGCTGGTCAACCCTTCAGGAATTTTCTGAAACGGAATGGCATGCGCATAGTCGGACCGGAGCCCGAAAATGACGACTGGTTTCACCTCGGTGTAATAGAGGTAGCCCAGTCCCGAGATCACCGCGATGCCGAGCAACAGCTTTAGCTGCCATTTCATGACGCCACCAGCGCCCGAATGTGCCGCTCCACCGAAGCCGCCAGGGCCGTCAGATTGTATCCTCCTTCAAGCGAGGACAGCAGCCGTCCCCGGCAATGCCGACCGGCGATGCCGGCCACGATCGACGTCAGCTCCGCATACCCATCTTCCGTGACGCCCATGCTGGCCAGGGGATCATCCCGATGCGCATCGAATCCGGCGGAAATGATGACCAGCTCCGGCTTGAAGGCCTCGGCGGCAGGAACCAGGACTTTCTGAAACACCGCCCGATATTCGTCGTCGCCTTCGCCCGCTTCCATCGGCACGTTGATTGTGAAGCCTTCGCCCGCGCCGATGCCGGACTCGGTCGCGCGGCCGGTTCCGGGATAATGCGGGTACTGATGGGTACTCAAAAACAGGACCGAGGGATCTGCATCGAAACTATGCTGCGTGCCATTGCCATGATGGACATCCCAATCGACGATCAAGACCCGCTGCAGGCCGTAGCGTTTCTGCGCGTAGCGCGCCGCAATGGCCACGTTGTTGAACAGACAGAAGCCCATGGCCCGCCCGGATTCGGCATGGTGGCCCGGGGGACGTACGGCGCAAAACACATGCTGCACCTGGTCGGCCATAATGGCATCCACACCGGCTAGGACCCCGCCCGCGGCCAGATAGGCGGCGGTCAGCGATCCGGGCGACATGGAGGTATCGGCATCCAGGGATATCCGTCCGCTGGTCGGCGCTTCTCTCTTGAGGTGCTCGACATACTCAGGGCGGTGGACCAGAGTCACCCATTCATCCTCGGCTATTCGCGGCGCGATGCGCGTCAGCTCAGCGGCCAACCCGCTTTGCTCCAACCTCTGCATGATCGCGCGAAGCCGGTTGGGCGACTCCGGGTGTCCGGCGCCCATGTCGTGCGCCAGATAGCGGGGATCGTAAACAAGACCGGTTGTTCCCATATTCAGAGTGCGTGAAGCGTGAAAGGTGCCACGTTACATGCCAAGCAGGAGCAGATAACGGTGTTCTGACCTCAGCGATACGCCATCGGCCATACACGCAAATCCCTCACGAGACATGAACAGTTTCTTCAGCCTATCATGCAGGAAAGAGCGTAGACAATGTGCGGAAACGCGTGCTACGGTTCTCGCACCCTTGCCGACTCACCCCGGAGATGCCATGCCGAATCCAAGAATTGAACCCCTGAAGCGAGTCTTAGCTATTGAGCCGGACGACGATGTCGCCTGGTTCGGGTTGGGAAAAGCGTATATGGAAGATGCCAACTTCGAGGAAGCCGCGAAGGCCTTGAGGCAGTGCATCACGGTGAAACCGACCTATTCCGCAGCGTACTACGCGCTGGCACAGTCGCTGCTGAAACTGAACCGTGTCGACGAATGCCGCCAGGTGTCAGACCAGGGGATCGATGTGTCCACGAAGAATGGAGACGCGATGGTAACCAAGAACCTCGAACTATTGAAGGGCTCTCTCCCCGCCTGACCCTCCACGTCGTTGATTAAGCAGCTCTCGACAGGAACGGCGCTCGCATCTGGCGCTGTTGACGAACGACCTGTCACGATGCACACATAACCAATACCTCACGCCGATGCGGCTCCGGTTTCATCGTCATCCCCGGCATTGGCCTCCGCTTCGCGCTGCTCGGCTAATGTCGTCGCCACATCATCCAACCAGCGGCCTGCCCCATCCAGCACTTCGCGCACCAACGGCTCCGGGTGGCCGGTGCGTTTCATCGTCCACTGACAGAGATAGCCCATCAAATCTTCACGCTCGAACCGCCGGGTCGATTGTGTCGATAACTGCGACAGCTCCGACAGTCCCGTCCGGAGTATCTCCGCCACCGTGTCCCGGCCATACGAGGTCGCCGCCGTCACATATTGGATCGCCCGATTGATCTCTTGTTCAGTCATGTCCCACCATGGGACGGATTGTAACACTCAAGGGAGACCTGTCAACGGTGCATCGGCCGGATGAGTGCGCCCTCAAAGAATCTACACGCCCTGAAGCGACGGGGATGGTATGATTCCGGCTATCACTCACTTTGTAGGAGCCTCGACCATGACCGTTTTGCGCAAGACTGCGTCTGCAAAATCATCCCGTCGTACCACTGCGTCCCGCGAGTTTGCCGACCGCTGGGACCTCTCCGACCTCGTCGTCGATCCCGTGAAACAATTCGACCGATATCTGAAAGACCTGAGCGTCAAGGTTGCACGTTTCGAAGCGGCGCGCCCAGACCTCTCCGCGACCATGCCCGAACAGAGCTTCTTGAATCTCCTGACCCTGTCGGAACAGATCGCCAGAGATTCCGGCCGGCTGGGAGCCTACTCGTATCTCTGGTTTTCTGAGGATACCAAGCAGCTGCAGGCCCGGTCATTCAAGACCAAAGTGGAGGAGCACCTCACGACTCTCCAAAATCGCCTCCTGTTTTTCGATCTGTGGTGGCAAAGTGTCGATGAGAAGAATGCGGAACGCTTGATGGCGAACAGCGGGGACTTCCGGTATCACCTGGAAACGATCCGGCGCTTCAAACCGCACACGCTCTCGGAACCGGAAGAGAAGATCATCAACATCAAGAACATCACCGGACAAAGCGCCGTGCATCAGCTCTACGATGTGGTCACCAACGGCTTCACCTTCACACTGCGCGTCGGCGGCAAGAAAAAGACCATGAACCGCGAAGCGTTGACGGCCTACCTGAGAAGCCCGAAAGCCGGAATGCGTGAAGCCGCCTACCGGGAAATGTATCGCGTGTACGAATCCCAGCAGGATCTGCTCGGAGAGATCTATAAGACGTTGATCAATGATTGGAAGGCGGAAAACCTTCAACTCCGCCATTTCAAGACACCGCTGGCCTCCCGGAATCTCGGTAACGATATTCCCGACTCCGCGGTGGAAGCGCTCTTAGCCGTCTGTATGAAAAACTCCCCGATCTTCCAACGCTACTTCAAGCTCAAGGCCAGGCTGTGCAAGATCAGCACGATGAACCGTTACCACATCTATGCGCCGCACCGGGCGGAACAAAAGACCTACCGATACCCGGATGCGGTCCGGATGGTATTAGACGCCTATTACGGCTTCTCACCGCACCTTGCCGAACTCGCGCAACGCGTCTTTGCCGATCGCCACATCGATGCGCGCATGAAGACGGGAAAAATGGGCGGCGCCTATTGCTACAGCGTGACGCCAAGCCTGACGCCCTATGTCATGCTGAATTTCACCGGCGAGGCGCGCGACATTGCCACCATGGCCCATGAATTAGGCCATGCCGTTCACGCCATGATGGCGGAGGAACACAATGTCTTCACCTTCCACTCGACGCTGCCGCTCGCGGAAACGGCGTCTGTGTTCGGCGAGCGTATTCTTTCCGATGCCTTGATGGCCTCGGAGACAAGCACGTCCGTGAAGCAGAGCCTGCTCATCAATCAGTTGGATGATATCTACGCGACAGTCATGCGGCAGGCATACTTTGTGGCCTTCGAACGGACTGCCCACGACATGGTGGCCCACGGCGCAACGACGAACGATCTGGCGAGCGCTTATATGACCTTACTCAGGCAGCAATTCGGAAAATCGCTGCGCGTGCCGCAAGAGTTCCAATGGGAATGGCTCACCATCCCGCATCTGTATGCCAGCCCGTTCTACTGTTATGCGTATAGCTTCGGGAACCTGCTCGTGCTGGCGCTCTATCGCATGTACCAGGAACAGGGCGGCGCATTCGTCCCCAAATATCTGGACCTGCTCGCGGCTGGCGGGTCGAAAGCGCCTCAGGCCATCCTTGCCGAGGTGGGGGTGGACATGAACTCTCACCCGTTTTGGCAATCCGGCTTCGATGCGATTTCAGGTATGGTCGATCAGCTGGAAGGGACTATGAGATGACCGAACGGCAGGACACATCGAACCCGACCCACAAGCGCCTGTGACAGGCATGGAGAACAAGGCCGGCGATCCATCGGTCGGGAGAGAGGGCTACACGCGTTCGGAAGATTTGTCCATCTCGACCGGGTGACCCAAAATTTCCCGTTCAGCCTCCAGCCAATCACGCAGGTGATACCCGTCCAGGCAGCCCCGTTGTTCATACAGCTCATGCGCCCTGGCCGCAATCCGCACTTGAATATCCTGCACAGGCCCCGAACGCTTCGCCGGGGCTGATGCCTTACCGGCCTGCTTCGCCGGTCGCGTGGCGGCCTTTTTCGGCGCGGCCTTCTTTTTCATACCCTTTTCCCTCATGTCTAGTCTCCAAACGGTACGCCCGACATTTCGCAAGGCCCCTTGTTTACGATGCTCGACCTCACCATAACATATTCAGTACGGTTCCTGTACCGCAGCGCCACCTTGTCTTCGCGGCTCAGCCGCTCCACAGTCAGGAACAATTGATTGGCCGTGAACGCCGGCACAGGGCGAAATAATTCCGCCATCGAGCAAATCCGACATTGCTGCAAATACGTCCACACCGCGGTCTCCACCCCGATTCATCATTCTGCGGCCTTCCATCATTCATGGCCTCGTCTCCTCGTTGCCGCTCGTTCTGACTACCTGAAATGCCAGGCCACTCCTGCGATAGATCTCGGCGCCTGGTAGACGCCTTTCACAAAACACGGCGGCCCTTTCGTTCAGCAAGAGCTTGACCCCGGCAGGAAGACTGAGCCCGGGGGATGAATCGGAGACGGCCAGGCCCGGACCTGACACCGTGGCGCTCACCGCCGCCAAGCCGATTCCTGGGTAAGGTTGCAACCGGCCATGAGGATATCAAGCGAGCACATTGAGCGCGGTCGTCACAATGCGGACGGGCTCGCCGGTTCCCGCCACCACAGACGGAGCAGGAGATCCGGACGATGTCTGATGGGTTACACGCGGATGGCTGACGAACCCTTCGACCTCCACGCCAACCCACTCCCGGCCCTTGTCATCAAAGAAATGCCCGACCTTTCCTCCGAACACGTCCGCATTCGCCAGGTCCAGGCTCCGAAAAGACACGCCATGATTGGCTCCCGTGCCTCACACCTGCCGGAGGTCGAACGGAAAGGTCATGCCGGCTCCGCTCGCAATGTCGATCGCTGAGCGAGCCTTCTCCATGCTTCTAGCGATCAGCAGGACAGCCAGCACCGCTCCCCGCATCAGCACCAACCGGTCACGCATGAAATGATCCTTCCTGCGGCCGAGTCGGACTCCGCTCAGATCTATGGCATCTCCTCAGCCCGTTGTTCGATCTGCTCCGCCGCCACCCGCAACTGTCGGGCGAGCGCCCGCCGCTGCTGGATCAACCGAGCATCCGCCGGCCATGGGTGCTGCAACAACATTTCGGCCTCTACCTCATGGTGATCGGCAAATGCCCGCAGTTCTTGCGCCTCTGCATGCCATTGAAGCCGACTTTCGGATGCCCCTTGCGCCGTCCCCGGCGCCAACACACCGGATTGGACGGACAACGACTTGGTGTCCGACATGCCCGCGCACCCGACAAGCGTACTCAACGCCAGAATGACACAAGCCTGGGACAGCTGAGCGTTCATGATAAGCCCTCCTCTTTTCCGCCGGTCCGTAGCGCCACTACACCATTGATCAAAGCAAGATATGGTCCTGCGGGAGAAGGGCGCGCAAAGCGCCCACAAACACTGGCGGCCGTTCTCGCATCGGTATCGAGAACGGCGAGCATCACCTCGAAAACCCAATACCTCGCAGATTCCGCACCGCTCGGCCCGTGCGGAATCGCGCCGTCGGATCGCTGGAGACTCTCCAGCTCCTTCGCGCCGAGTCAATGACGAAACCGACAGGCAATGCAGCGGGATGATTATGGATGGGACGCACACTCGTTGCGATGTGGCAGGCATGCGAGGCTCACCCTGCGCACCGAGACAACTTACCGGTGTCGAGCCACTGGAGATGAAATTTATGAGGCGTGTGACGTAATACGCTCGGATAGTCGGTCGCTATCGGGCAATGAGACCGACTCCTGCAAGGCCCGTAACAACGTCTGCGGAGAGAATGGCTTCGTGATCAGGATCCGCGCGCCTTGCTGCTTGAGGGACGGGGGGAGTTCCCGCAACTCAGCCGACAGCAGCAACACCGGTATGTCCGGCCACATCAGGCGACAAAGCAGGAGGAATTGCTCGCCGTCCAACCGGGGCATATGAAAATCAGAAATGACCGCATCAAAACGCCGTTTCTTCATCTCGCCCAACGCCTCGACGCCATCGACTGCCGCATAGACAATATACCCGGCTTGCTCAAGCACGACCGCAACCAACCGCCGCACACTTTCTTCATCGTCAGCAATCAGTACGCGCTTCCCGTAGCCCTCCATGGCGCCTCCTTCTTTCTGGTGCCTCGCA carries:
- a CDS encoding DUF2934 domain-containing protein; the encoded protein is MREKGMKKKAAPKKAATRPAKQAGKASAPAKRSGPVQDIQVRIAARAHELYEQRGCLDGYHLRDWLEAEREILGHPVEMDKSSERV
- a CDS encoding response regulator → MKGLSAQGETGWRLRTVARHQKEGGAMEGYGKRVLIADDEESVRRLVAVVLEQAGYIVYAAVDGVEALGEMKKRRFDAVISDFHMPRLDGEQFLLLCRLMWPDIPVLLLSAELRELPPSLKQQGARILITKPFSPQTLLRALQESVSLPDSDRLSERITSHAS